The Chloroflexota bacterium genome segment GAGCTTGTATTATCGAAGTAGTTGGGAAAGGGCGTCAAAACAGTTACCCAGGTTGCCAATGCATCCATAATAATCTCATGTTACGCACATGGCCAAGTTACGGGTCAAATGACATCCTGAGCCTCGCCAGCACGCCAGCAGGCGGTGCGTGAGCTACGCCAGCAGGCGGACCGTGAGGTCGGCGGTCCGGGAGGACTTCGAAGGGCGGCATTTGACCCGTTCGCACACTTCGATCGCACTCAGTACACCTGCGCAGGGCCGCAGGCGCTGCGTGCGAACTGCGTAACTCCAGTTACAATGACGACAGGTTGGAGGTGACACCATGGTCCGGGTTCTTCGTTTCACTTTTACGGCAGTAGCAACTCTCGTTTTCGGCATCGTAACTTCCGTTGGCATACTCTGGCTCTTTGGCGAGCGCTGGCGGCCGGTACGGCGATCGACAATAGGATATTTTCGAAGCGCCGGGATGTCGCGCTGGCTGGAGGCGTTGCATGGCTACGTCTATGTTCGTTGGAGCAATCAGTACATTGGCATCGGATTGGGCCAGGTCAAAACCCACCGGCGTGTCTTTCAGCACTGGAGCGCTGACTCTTATCACGGCAAGGTATTGACCCATGACCTGGCCCGGCAGTTCCTCGTCCTGGATCACGACCTTGATCTGCCCGACCAGGAGCAAGTCATCCCCTATCCCACGGCGCGGGACATCGTCGTCCGCAACCCCAAGGACATAGCCATATACAACTGCCCTTGCCGGCAGACCAGGGAGAATCCCTGTCTACCCCTCGATGTCTGCATGATCGTCGGGCAGCCCTTTGTGGACTTTATCGTTGAGCACAACCCCAGGAGTGCCCGTCGCATCACACAGAACGAGGCCCTGGCGATCCTGGAAGCCGAGCACGAGCGGGGACACATGCACACGGCCTACTTCAAGGATGCCATGGAAGGCCGGTTCTACGCGATCTGTAACTGCTGCCAATGTTGCTGTGGTGCCGTCGAGGTCATGATGCGGGGCGGGATTCCCATGATTTCCTCATCGGGCTACATCGCCGAGATCGACGCCGACGAGTGTATCGCCTGCGGCGAGTGTGAGGAAGCCTGCCCCTTTGGTGCAATTCATGTCAACGGCACCGCGGTAGTCGATACAACCCTCTGCATGGGTTGCGGGGTCTGCCAGGTAGCCTGTGATCTGGATCTTCCCACTCTCATTCGGGATGAAAGAAAGCCTCTGCCGCTGGATATCAAGGCGCTGGAGGCACAGGCCGTCAAGCCACTGGCTCAAAACGGGCCGTGAAATGCCGTAGCACCGGTGCCTGCCAGGTGATACGCAGGCCCTCAATAGCATCCCTGCGCTGGCTGATGTAGGCCATCGCTTCGGCAACATAGTCCACATGGCTCTGAGTGTAGACCCGTCTGGGAATCGTCAACCTCACCAGGTCCAGGGGGGACGGCTGCTCCGGGCCACCGTCATCGGTTGGGCGGCCGAAGACGACCTGGCCAATCTCAACCGGTCGGATGCCTGCTTCCAAATACATGGTAGCCGCCAGGGCTTGTCCGGGATACTGATGGGCGGGGATGTGGGGTAGCATGGCACGGCTATCGATGTAGATGGCATGTCCCCCCGGCGGCTGCACAATCGGCACGCCCGACTCGCTCAGCTTCTCACCGAGATATGCGCTCGATCGAATGCGGTAGCGCAGATAGTCCTCTTGCAGCACTTCCCGCAACCCCACTGCGATGGCCTCCAGGTCGTAGCCGGCCAGCCCGCCGTAAGTGGGAAAGCCCTCGGTCAGGATCAATTGATTCTTGCAGCGCTGGGGCAGGTCGAGATACGGCTGCCGTTGGTAGGGAGGATCGTTGAGGGCCAGAAAACCACCGATGTTTGCCAGTCCATCCTTTTTTGCGCTCATGGTGCATCCATCGGCGTAACCAAACATCTCCCGGGCGATCTCGAGCGGTGTTTTGTGGGCGTATCCCTTCTCCCGCTGTTTGATGAACCAGGCGTTTTCGGCAAACCGACATGCATCCAGGAAAAACAAGAGACCGTTTTCGCGACAGATCTCACTGGCTGCACGGATGTTCGCCATGCTGACCGGTTGACCGCCCCCTGCGTTGTTGGTCACAGTCAGCATGACCACCGGTATCTTTTCGACGCCAACCTCCCGGATGGTACGTTCCAGCGCTTCTGTGTCGATATTACCCTTGAAAGGATGGACCAGGGCTGGCTCGAGTCCCTCGGAAACCACCAGATCGCGCGCTTCCGCGCCGCGAAACTCCACGTTCGCCCGCGTCGTGTCGAAGTGGTTGTTGTTTGGCACCACATCACCTGCCTGGCAAAGTGCACCGAACAGGATACGT includes the following:
- a CDS encoding tryptophanase: MPHKFKTIIEPFKIKTVEPIQFTTYAHRQQVLVEAGYNLFLLKSDDVLIDLLTDSGTGAMSSNQWAGMMRGDESYAGARSFYRFEEAVQEITGYTHVIPTHQGRAAERILFGALCQAGDVVPNNNHFDTTRANVEFRGAEARDLVVSEGLEPALVHPFKGNIDTEALERTIREVGVEKIPVVMLTVTNNAGGGQPVSMANIRAASEICRENGLLFFLDACRFAENAWFIKQREKGYAHKTPLEIAREMFGYADGCTMSAKKDGLANIGGFLALNDPPYQRQPYLDLPQRCKNQLILTEGFPTYGGLAGYDLEAIAVGLREVLQEDYLRYRIRSSAYLGEKLSESGVPIVQPPGGHAIYIDSRAMLPHIPAHQYPGQALAATMYLEAGIRPVEIGQVVFGRPTDDGGPEQPSPLDLVRLTIPRRVYTQSHVDYVAEAMAYISQRRDAIEGLRITWQAPVLRHFTARFEPVA
- a CDS encoding 4Fe-4S binding protein, with the protein product MVRVLRFTFTAVATLVFGIVTSVGILWLFGERWRPVRRSTIGYFRSAGMSRWLEALHGYVYVRWSNQYIGIGLGQVKTHRRVFQHWSADSYHGKVLTHDLARQFLVLDHDLDLPDQEQVIPYPTARDIVVRNPKDIAIYNCPCRQTRENPCLPLDVCMIVGQPFVDFIVEHNPRSARRITQNEALAILEAEHERGHMHTAYFKDAMEGRFYAICNCCQCCCGAVEVMMRGGIPMISSSGYIAEIDADECIACGECEEACPFGAIHVNGTAVVDTTLCMGCGVCQVACDLDLPTLIRDERKPLPLDIKALEAQAVKPLAQNGP